One Malania oleifera isolate guangnan ecotype guangnan chromosome 9, ASM2987363v1, whole genome shotgun sequence DNA segment encodes these proteins:
- the LOC131163516 gene encoding uncharacterized protein LOC131163516, whose amino-acid sequence MPFRLKNTGATYQRLVNRIFKDQLGKTMEAYVDDMLVKSLVAEQHCKDLRETFELLRQYHMKLNPSKCVFSVSVGKFLGFMVTRRGIEANPDKIRVLLEMEAPRTKKEIQILTGRIASLSRFISCSGDKGLPFFKSLQKKGGFKWGEEQAKAFELLKQYLRSPPLLTKAKNGEDLYLYIASTESAVSSVLVREEGRKHQPIYYTSKVLSGAEKNYCKAEKAAFSIVCAVRKIEALLSGPQTERFSDSSTKSDVWTLHVDGSSNAAGGGAGFILSAPDGTETLFELKLEFTATNNDAEYEALLASLRLAEVLGVAQIKDGSLPEDNKEARKVRRKAARYTLIGRELYRRSLTLPYLRCLNDEEGTYVLREIHEGVCGNHLASRALAHKAMRQGFYWPTMKKDAVKLVKKLVCRYGIPWAIVTDHGKRFDNDCYKKFCSDLIKLLFASVAHPQSNGQVENMNQTILHGLRTRLESMQGRWAEELPSLIWAYHTTKRAATGETPFMLVFGAEAIILAEVGIPSWRRQYFNEQTNNKELRSEIDLLEERQDQASLKVAAYQQRVAKFYNNRVKVRNFQAGDLVLRKTRNNPSESGSHKLKPNWEGPYRVTIEIKPGTYKLEDVGGKEIKNTWNSGMLKKYYSKKSAFCSAVIKVSITKVALHQ is encoded by the exons ATGCCCTTCAGGCTAAAAAATACAGGAGCCACATATCAGAGATTGGTGAATAGGATTTTTAAAGACCAGCTTGGAAAAACAATGGAGGCGTACGTGGACGACATGCTGGTGAAAAGCTTGGTAGCGGAGCAACATTGCAAAGACTTGAGGGAAACATTTGAACTCCTTCGACAGTACCACATGAAGCTGAACCCATCGAAGTGTGTGTTCAGTGTTTCTGTAGGAAAATtcctgggctttatggtgactcgtagaggtatagaagcaaaccCAGATAAAATAAGAGTGCTACTGGAGATGGAGGCCCCACGGACAAAAAAGGAGATCCAAATTTTGACAGGGAGGATAGCGTCCCTCAGCAGGTTTATCTCTtgctcaggggacaaaggcttacctttcttcaaGTCACTACAGAAGAAGGGAGGATTCAAATGGGGGGAGGAGCAGGCCAAAGCCTTTGAATTACTCAAACAGTACCTCAGATCCCCTCCACTCTTAACGaaagcaaagaatggggaagaccttTACCTTTATATAGCATCCACAGAAAGTGCCGTCAGCTCTGTCTTGGTTCGGGAAGAAGGCAGGAAGCATCAACCCATCTACTACACTAGCAAGGTGCTCAGCGGAGCCGAAAAGAACTACTGCAAAGCCGAAAAAGCTGCGTTCTCCATCGTTTGTGCAGTGCGAAAAATTGAGGCCTTACTTTCAGGCCCACAAA CAGAAAGGTTCTCCGACTCATCCACTAAGTCAGACGTATGGACACTACATGTTGATGGGTCATCTAACGCTGCTGGAGGGGGAGCTGGATTCATCCTTTCGGCCCCTGATGGCACTGAAACCCTTTTCGAACTGAAGCTTGAGTTCACAGCAACCAACAACGATGCGGAGTATGAAGCTTTGCTAGCAAGCCTGCGCTTGGCAGAAGTATTAGGGGTGGCACAAATCAAG GACGGATCCTTACCAGAAGACAATAAGGAAGCTCGAAAAGTGAGAAGGAAAGCGGCAAGGTATACGCTGATAGGCCGGGAGCTGTACAGACGATCTCTAACACTGCCCTACCTTCGTTGTCTAAACGATGAGGAAGGGACATACGTACTAAgagaaatccacgaaggagtgtgcggaaaccaccttgccagtagggcCCTAGCTCACAAAGCCATGCGGCAGGGGTTTTACTGGCCTACAATGAAGAAAGACGCGGTCAAGCTCGTCAAGAAAT TGGTTTGCCGTTACGGCATCCCCTGGGCGATAGTTACAGACCACGGGAAGCGGTTCGACAACGACTGCTACAAAAAGTTCTGTTCGGACCTAATTAAGCTCCTCTTCGCGTCAGTGGcgcacccccagagcaatggacaggtagagaacatgaatcaGACGATACTGCATGGACTGAGGACGCGACTCGAATCCATGCAAGGTAGATGGGCAGAGGAACTCCCTTCCCTTATATGGGCATATcacaccaccaagagagcagCAACAGGTGAAACCCCTTTCATGCTTGTTTTTGGCGCAGAGGCAATCATCCTAGCAGAGGTAGGGATACCCTCTTGGCGAAGACAGTACTTCAACGAGCAGACCAACAATAAGGAACTCAGATCAGAAATAGACCTgctggaagagagacaggatcaggcgagtTTAAAAGTTGCAGCGTACCAGCAAAGGGTAGCAAAGTTCTACAACAATCGCGTCAAAGTACGGAATTTCCAGGCAGGAGACTTAGTCCTGAGGAAGACACGAAACAACCCATCTGAGTCagggtcgcacaagttaaagccCAACTGGGAGGGCCCTTACAGGGTCACAATAGAGATAAAACCAGGGACATACAAGTTAgaagatgtaggggggaaagAAATTAAGAACACATGGAACTCGGGAATGCTAAAAAAATACTATTCTAAAAAATCCGCTTTTTGCAGCGCTGTAATAAAAGTATCCATTACAAAAGTTGCGCTACAtcaataa
- the LOC131163517 gene encoding uncharacterized protein LOC131163517, with product MCRAFATTLKGTARDWYRTLRPESIGSFSDMEQLFTSHFLSSRRVAKTTGHLMSMAQGEHETLKDFMHRFNTATLEIRNLDMGVALAALTTALQPGSFLYSLGKKSPVDMDTRGSRLKRKRKNSSRERGDPHRSAKRHETSVLHVGQRMKG from the coding sequence ATGTGTCGAGCTTTTGCAaccacccttaagggtactgCTAGAGATTGGTACCGCACACTACGACCCGAATCCATCGGTTCCTTCTCAGACATGGAACAACTCTTCACCAGCCACTTCCTTAGCAGCAGGAGGGTTGCTAAAACAACTggccatctcatgagtatggcGCAAGGAGAGCATGAGACTCTAAAAGATTTTATGCATCGCTTCAACACGGCAACTCTAGAGATTCGCAACTTAGACATGGGAGTTGCACTAGCAGCCctgacaacggctctccagcCTGGAAGCTTCTTATACTCACTGGGGAAAAAGTCACCGGTAGACATGGATACGAGAGGAAGTCGCCTCAAGCGGAAAAGGAAAAACAGTAGCAGGGAAAGAGGAGATCCCCATAGATCCGCAAAAAGACACGAGACTAGTGTGCTACACGTGGGTCAAAGGATGAAAGGATAG
- the LOC131164445 gene encoding DEAD-box ATP-dependent RNA helicase 47, mitochondrial, with protein MAAIASTRLLLLVGDSLPLRKLSNICRISRFHSSIHFLSRVDREHGPLTLASLGFKSEFQTTYRKRTSERQQLNSPVEAPKSKMKLVRSNAVNAIATKKLLEIEAAPFSAKSFSELGLPPLLIERLEKEGFTVPTDVQSAAIPPILLNHDVVIQSYTGSGKTLAYLLPILSEVGPLKGKSLNGGDEPGNKTDIEALIVAPSRELGMQIVREVEKLLGPADKKRVQQLVGGANRSRQEEGLKKNKPSIVVGTPGRIAEISAAGKLHTHGCRYLVLDEVDELLSFNFRQDMQRILEHVGRRPSAGPHSSKGPLARRAERQTIMVSATVPFAVVRAARSWGQDPLLVQAKSVTPIEAVSAGPVNLSGTSNPGSQSSLQAQAVAESLPPVLKHYYCVTRLQHKIDTLRRCIHALDAKFVIAFMNHTKQLKDAVFKLEARGMKAAELHGDLGKLGRSTTLKKFKNGEVRVLVTNELSARGLDVAECDLVVNLDLPTDSIHYAHRAGRTGRLGRKGVVVTICEEPEVFVVKKLQRQLGVPIKACEFTEGKIVVSKEEEDETSEVPK; from the coding sequence ATGGCGGCAATAGCCTCAACACGGTTGCTACTTCTTGTTGGTGATTCTTTACCATTAAGAAAGTTATCAAACATCTGCAGAATATCACGGTTCCACAGCAGCATACATTTTCTCAGCCGGGTCGATCGTGAACATGGGCCTCTCACTCTAGCAAGCCTTGGATTCAAAAGCGAGTTCCAAACAACATACAGGAAGAGAACAAGTGAGCGTCAGCAGCTGAATTCACCTGTTGAAGCTCCCAAAAGCAAAATGAAATTGGTTAGAAGCAATGCAGTGAATGCTATTGCTACGAAAAAATTGCTGGAAATAGAGGCAGCACCATTTTCTGCAAAATCATTTTCTGAGCTTGGCCTTCCACCTCTGTTGATAGAGAGGTTAGAGAAGGAAGGCTTCACAGTTCCAACTGATGTTCAGTCTGCAGCAATTCCCCCGATTTTATTGAATCATGATGTTGTGATCCAGTCCTACACAGGTTCAGGGAAAACTTTGGCTTATCTGCTTCCAATACTTTCTGAGGTTGGTCCACTGAAGGGTAAGTCTCTCAATGGCGGTGATGAACCTGGGAATAAGACGGACATAGAAGCACTAATCGTGGCTCCCTCAAGGGAGCTGGGCATGCAAATTGTGAGGGAGGTTGAGAAGCTCTTGGGACCTGCTGACAAGAAACGGGTTCAGCAGCTTGTTGGGGGTGCAAACCGATCGAGGCAGGAAGAAGGCCTGAAGAAAAATAAGCCTTCCATTGTTGTTGGAACACCCGGGCGGATTGCAGAGATAAGTGCAGCTGGGAAGCTTCATACCCATGGCTGCCGTTACTTGGTCTTGGATGAAGTAGATGAGCTTCTTTCATTCAATTTCCGTCAGGATATGCAACGGATATTGGAACATGTAGGTAGAAGGCCCAGTGCAGGCCCCCATAGTTCAAAAGGTCCTCTTGCTAGGCGGGCTGAGCGCCAGACTATTATGGTGTCTGCAACAGTGCCATTTGCAGTGGTAAGGGCAGCCAGAAGCTGGGGGCAGGATCCACTTCTTGTCCAAGCCAAAAGTGTCACTCCTATTGAAGCTGTCAGTGCTGGGCCTGTTAATTTGTCAGGGACTTCTAACCCTGGGTCACAGTCGAGTTTGCAGGCTCAAGCAGTGGCAGAGAGCCTACCCCCAGTTTTGAAGCACTATTATTGTGTCACAAGGTTACAGCATAAGATTGATACCTTGAGGAGATGCATTCACGCACTTGATGCTAAGTTTGTGATAGCTTTCATGAATCATACTAAGCAGCTAAAGGATGCTGTCTTCAAGCTAGAGGCTCGTGGGATGAAGGCTGCAGAGCTACACGGGGATCTTGGCAAGCTTGGCAGATCAACGACTTTGAAGAAATTCAAGAATGGGGAGGTGCGAGTTCTGGTCACAAATGAGCTTTCAGCAAGAGGTTTGGATGTGGCAGAATGTGATCTTGTGGTTAATCTGGACTTACCCACAGATTCGATTCATTATGCACATCGAGCTGGCCGGACAGGTCGACTTGGCAGGAAAGGTGTTGTGGTCACCATATGTGAGGAACCAGAAGTGTTTGTTGTGAAGAAGCTGCAGAGGCAGCTTGGGGTACCCATCAAGGCTTGTGAGTTCACCGAGGGCAAAATAGTTGTctccaaagaagaagaagatgaaacatCAGAGGTCCCAAAGTAG